One Ignisphaera sp. DNA window includes the following coding sequences:
- a CDS encoding 5'-nucleotidase produces the protein MPIFVANEQEFLEIAKRAEECRVKRIPKKNIAKIKARTKKYLYTYKLELQNVDALLEKLKSVCKNIVEI, from the coding sequence ATGCCTATATTCGTAGCAAATGAACAAGAGTTTTTGGAAATAGCGAAAAGAGCCGAGGAATGCAGAGTTAAGAGAATACCCAAAAAGAATATCGCCAAGATTAAGGCAAGAACCAAAAAATATCTATACACATATAAATTGGAACTTCAGAACGTAGATGCACTATTAGAAAAACTGAAGAGCGTATGCAAAAACATTGTCGAGATTTAA
- a CDS encoding bifunctional phosphoglucose/phosphomannose isomerase, with protein MLNQYLDWYKMVEEVLKSNVINAKEFRDVKRIVVVGMGGSGIVGDFLSVIAQNYSTIPLLTFKDFYVPKGFVDNNTFVLSISYSGNTLETVAATLQLLKRGIPVGVVASGGELVDIARRFSLPHIVVRSGLAPRSAMPLMLVASIKLLSSCGIEIVTQDTLKSSISILRNTDHAKKIGDELADFLENSKIPLIVATNKYSSLAIRFKNELNENAKMPVKIEIIPELFHNDIVGWERFHADDKAIVIDSDVGYEKMLLNFYADYLKDIGFTIYYLRLSGNIIERLLFGSLVAGIASIRIAEKLGFDPLQTRSIVKYKEFLKKYREDILKNILG; from the coding sequence ATGCTTAACCAATATCTTGACTGGTATAAAATGGTTGAAGAGGTTTTGAAGAGCAATGTTATCAACGCTAAAGAGTTTAGGGATGTGAAGAGAATTGTTGTTGTGGGCATGGGTGGAAGTGGCATAGTGGGAGACTTTCTTAGTGTTATAGCACAAAACTATTCAACCATTCCGCTACTTACATTTAAGGATTTCTATGTGCCAAAAGGTTTCGTTGATAACAATACATTTGTGTTGTCAATAAGCTACTCGGGCAATACCCTAGAAACTGTTGCTGCAACATTACAATTGTTGAAGAGAGGGATTCCAGTAGGTGTTGTTGCATCAGGTGGCGAACTTGTGGATATTGCGAGAAGGTTTAGCTTGCCCCACATTGTTGTGAGATCTGGGCTTGCGCCACGGTCGGCTATGCCTCTCATGCTGGTGGCCTCTATCAAGCTTCTTAGCTCTTGTGGGATAGAGATTGTGACACAAGATACTTTAAAATCTTCTATAAGCATTTTGAGAAATACTGATCATGCAAAGAAGATTGGAGATGAACTTGCAGACTTTTTGGAGAATTCCAAAATACCTTTGATTGTAGCTACAAACAAATATTCTTCACTCGCTATAAGGTTTAAGAATGAGCTTAATGAAAATGCGAAGATGCCTGTAAAAATCGAGATAATACCTGAGCTGTTTCACAATGATATAGTTGGCTGGGAGAGGTTCCATGCAGATGATAAAGCAATAGTTATAGACTCTGATGTGGGGTACGAGAAAATGTTGCTTAATTTCTATGCCGACTACTTGAAGGATATTGGATTCACTATATACTATCTCCGACTCAGTGGAAACATTATTGAGAGACTCCTCTTCGGCTCTCTTGTAGCAGGTATAGCAAGTATTAGAATTGCAGAAAAGCTAGGCTTTGACCCTCTACAGACAAGAAGTATAGTCAAATATAAGGAGTTTCTCAAAAAGTATCGAGAAGATATATTGAAAAATATTCTAGGATAG
- a CDS encoding PAC2 family protein, which yields MWKFVKHHNDIDFKKSIVVVGFPGMGLVGKTVATQLIDSLDAKLFASIYGTSFPAQLIVDSGGVGDINKVLIYTSRVGDLGIFIVTGDSQPINDSEQHMLSYYILSKLKKYNVVEVIAAAAFVSDVVVTDRRVFIVGSNEKVAKKYIEKGAVALNEGVISGLNGIIVGWSKVFGIDGVCVLGETWRSIVELNYIDYTAAKLIIDLLNGVWGLGVDTRDLDAKGRGVEKEVELVLKSFAQQKEESMKEGEKRPYYYIT from the coding sequence ATGTGGAAATTTGTTAAACATCATAATGATATTGATTTTAAGAAGAGTATAGTGGTTGTTGGTTTTCCTGGTATGGGTCTCGTTGGAAAAACTGTTGCAACGCAGTTAATAGATTCTTTAGATGCCAAGCTCTTTGCATCTATCTATGGAACTAGCTTCCCCGCTCAACTAATTGTTGATTCTGGTGGTGTTGGTGATATTAACAAGGTTCTAATATATACCTCTAGGGTGGGCGATCTCGGGATTTTCATTGTGACTGGGGATTCTCAGCCCATTAATGATTCTGAACAGCATATGCTAAGCTACTACATTCTTAGTAAGCTTAAGAAATACAATGTTGTAGAGGTTATAGCAGCAGCTGCTTTTGTATCTGATGTTGTTGTCACCGATAGGAGGGTGTTTATTGTAGGAAGCAATGAGAAGGTTGCAAAGAAGTATATTGAGAAGGGTGCTGTGGCGCTTAATGAGGGGGTTATAAGTGGATTGAATGGAATAATTGTGGGATGGTCAAAGGTGTTTGGAATTGATGGTGTTTGTGTGCTTGGAGAGACTTGGAGAAGCATTGTTGAGCTAAACTACATAGATTACACAGCTGCCAAGCTAATTATAGATTTGCTAAATGGCGTATGGGGCCTTGGGGTAGACACAAGAGATCTTGATGCAAAAGGCAGGGGTGTGGAGAAGGAGGTGGAGCTTGTGCTAAAAAGCTTTGCCCAACAAAAAGAAGAGAGCATGAAAGAAGGGGAGAAAAGGCCTTATTATTACATAACCTAA
- a CDS encoding DUF434 domain-containing protein, with protein sequence MVVDNSGIEGNRKRVRLSIIFDAAHDYRFLLSRGYSLSQALNIVSQHYLLNEYEKLLLFRCVHSFKYIHETTRKLVCSVKENLGNSTLVIDFYNIILTILTMIKSEDIYLCDDCLVRDLRGSKIRDSERVLLNRVFNIIADILTNYRGVFAEIVIVADKNVSHSLDDVREFSNTLHNTFKEARVTFILSPTPDSKTVSMATSSVIASTDSVIIENSCRILPLTTLALQNIGLKPAIDFPNIFGYTCHYCNSAL encoded by the coding sequence ATGGTTGTAGATAATAGTGGAATTGAAGGTAATAGAAAAAGGGTAAGACTAAGTATAATTTTCGATGCGGCCCATGATTATAGATTCCTGCTTTCTAGAGGATACTCCCTATCGCAGGCTTTGAATATTGTTTCTCAACACTATCTGCTAAATGAGTATGAGAAGTTATTGCTCTTCAGATGTGTTCATAGCTTTAAATATATTCATGAAACTACTAGAAAGCTTGTCTGCTCAGTTAAAGAGAATTTAGGCAATAGCACCCTCGTGATCGACTTCTACAATATAATACTAACCATTTTAACAATGATTAAATCAGAGGATATATACCTATGTGACGACTGTCTTGTTAGAGACTTGAGAGGATCCAAAATAAGGGATAGCGAAAGAGTATTATTGAATAGGGTATTCAATATAATTGCTGATATACTGACAAATTACAGGGGTGTTTTTGCAGAAATAGTTATCGTTGCAGATAAAAATGTTAGTCACAGCCTAGATGATGTAAGAGAATTTTCAAATACTTTACACAATACCTTTAAAGAGGCTAGGGTAACCTTTATTTTATCTCCTACACCTGACTCAAAAACAGTATCAATGGCTACAAGCAGTGTTATCGCATCGACGGATTCAGTAATAATAGAGAATTCATGTAGAATACTCCCATTAACCACTTTAGCGCTTCAGAATATAGGGCTAAAACCAGCAATAGACTTTCCAAACATATTTGGCTATACATGCCATTATTGTAATAGCGCATTATAA
- a CDS encoding KaiC domain-containing protein, whose protein sequence is MPHEKESDVSISEDELLEIEKELEELEKGKISRKEVGAEARRETRIAGVTRISTGISELDRALEGGIPKGSWVAITGEPGTGKSILCMHFAWAGILAGDPVVYVTTEAEFRDVIRQAKMFGMDFESYRIYDISSPREPSETPNIVVVDIFGLLKIARQMSETIPTDAESARKRRFAALDIQTLVAAIQEAYKILGVLKEGGGKTPARHVRLVIDSMSAFWADKPAMARRYSYDLKISTHRENVTAYLVSQYAMTTKSTFGFGLEHIADGVFHLWMDDVESSKEVRRYMIIKKMRMTNHAKNAFKVDIVPGKGFSITPFTK, encoded by the coding sequence ATGCCACATGAAAAGGAAAGTGATGTAAGTATAAGCGAAGATGAACTCCTAGAAATAGAGAAAGAGTTAGAGGAGTTAGAAAAAGGTAAAATCAGTAGAAAAGAGGTTGGGGCAGAAGCAAGAAGAGAGACCAGGATTGCGGGCGTGACAAGGATTTCAACAGGTATTTCCGAGCTTGACAGGGCTTTAGAAGGCGGCATTCCGAAAGGATCTTGGGTTGCTATAACTGGTGAGCCTGGAACTGGAAAATCTATTCTCTGTATGCATTTTGCTTGGGCGGGTATATTGGCTGGCGACCCAGTTGTCTATGTGACTACAGAGGCTGAATTCAGGGATGTTATTAGACAGGCTAAGATGTTTGGCATGGACTTTGAGAGCTATAGAATATACGATATCTCCAGCCCTAGAGAACCCTCCGAAACACCAAATATAGTTGTTGTTGACATATTTGGCTTGCTCAAAATAGCTAGGCAGATGAGCGAGACCATTCCAACAGATGCTGAAAGTGCTAGAAAGAGGAGGTTTGCTGCCCTAGACATACAGACACTTGTAGCGGCTATTCAAGAGGCCTACAAAATACTTGGTGTTTTGAAAGAGGGTGGTGGAAAAACACCTGCTAGACATGTTAGACTAGTTATAGACTCTATGAGTGCCTTCTGGGCAGACAAACCAGCTATGGCTAGGAGATATAGTTACGACCTTAAGATATCTACTCACAGAGAGAATGTAACAGCTTATCTAGTAAGCCAATATGCAATGACAACAAAGTCTACATTTGGTTTTGGCTTAGAACACATAGCAGACGGAGTTTTCCATCTATGGATGGATGATGTGGAAAGCTCAAAAGAGGTTAGAAGATATATGATAATAAAGAAAATGAGAATGACAAACCATGCAAAAAATGCATTCAAAGTAGATATAGTACCGGGGAAGGGGTTCTCGATAACGCCTTTCACTAAATAA
- a CDS encoding DUF2070 family protein produces MFDGLTLKYYRFLRVPTSIARKYYIAYIIFFALLVIADVYPSIINRSINLIFISMIMLLHIISTVLLSISMKVIVRYMKMRQIINAMVITTSLGIPLEFASSYIRLYGISYAVIPLIGSIVFVHLAGLFNGIAYTTAMPLAIETMFSYVNNEGLKFLSVRYSLVVLLQLASLTIIRSLKRHKGYNVLRIANAWLKFMLSGDGGDLEEALDNIGVEFDAQTKVLLFDRGSDAIALITPTIHFGPYRTIGSTLLPYDIESSLESKGFKVFVFHGAGSHELDLTKRSYGTLLASELSLRLSKERRDMPTELVYEPFRVFNGFREAMVLQTDTTSMLIITPVAIGGDDMPYELQPIAEDIAKLYGFRDAIVVDAHNVEGKRDTNVSSFDSLIKAGISRRSRVCEELLVGYGESRIRDYVKGVCRNKVKVLTIKCNENLYSIIYLYGNNAKIGVRENLRKVALENGYKDAEIVTLDDHSCAGITFDAPYHSIDVNNSLIESIKRALESSLHDLKPASCKYTRYVFRVKVAGNKIFELLNIATDIGSLLLKYLKTSLPVLYSAWLAITILILFYV; encoded by the coding sequence ATGTTTGATGGGTTGACGTTAAAGTATTATAGGTTTTTAAGAGTCCCAACGTCTATTGCAAGAAAATATTATATAGCTTACATAATCTTCTTTGCATTACTTGTAATAGCTGATGTATATCCCTCCATAATTAACCGCTCAATTAATTTGATATTTATCTCTATGATAATGCTTCTTCACATTATCTCAACGGTTCTATTATCTATCTCAATGAAGGTTATAGTTAGATACATGAAGATGAGGCAAATAATAAATGCTATGGTTATAACAACTAGTCTTGGTATACCCCTCGAATTCGCCTCTTCATACATCAGACTCTATGGAATATCATATGCTGTTATACCATTAATTGGCTCAATTGTTTTTGTACACTTAGCTGGATTGTTTAACGGCATAGCATATACAACAGCTATGCCTCTAGCTATAGAGACCATGTTTTCTTATGTAAATAATGAGGGTCTAAAATTCTTGTCGGTGAGGTATTCCTTAGTTGTTTTGCTACAACTTGCTTCACTCACAATTATAAGATCGTTGAAAAGGCATAAAGGCTATAACGTGCTTAGAATAGCGAATGCATGGTTAAAATTTATGCTTTCTGGAGATGGAGGTGACTTGGAAGAGGCTCTTGACAACATTGGTGTGGAATTCGATGCACAAACAAAGGTGCTATTGTTCGACAGAGGATCTGATGCTATAGCTCTAATTACGCCAACAATTCATTTTGGTCCCTATAGAACTATTGGAAGTACTCTTTTACCCTATGATATAGAATCCTCGCTAGAGAGTAAGGGATTCAAGGTTTTTGTATTCCATGGTGCGGGCTCCCATGAGCTCGACTTAACTAAGAGATCTTATGGAACATTGCTAGCTTCCGAGCTTTCTCTAAGGTTATCAAAGGAGAGAAGGGATATGCCAACAGAGCTCGTATATGAGCCGTTTCGCGTTTTCAACGGTTTTCGCGAGGCAATGGTTTTGCAAACCGACACAACATCAATGTTGATAATAACACCTGTTGCGATAGGAGGTGATGACATGCCTTACGAGCTTCAGCCAATTGCTGAAGACATAGCTAAATTATATGGTTTTAGAGATGCCATTGTTGTTGACGCCCATAATGTGGAGGGTAAGAGAGATACCAATGTTTCATCCTTTGATTCCTTGATCAAAGCCGGCATCTCTAGGAGAAGCAGAGTTTGCGAAGAACTTTTAGTCGGCTATGGAGAGTCACGTATAAGGGATTATGTTAAGGGTGTGTGTAGAAACAAGGTAAAGGTGCTGACAATTAAATGCAATGAAAATTTATACTCTATTATATATCTATACGGAAACAACGCCAAAATAGGTGTTAGAGAGAACCTAAGAAAAGTGGCCTTGGAAAATGGGTATAAAGATGCTGAGATCGTGACTCTTGACGATCATAGTTGTGCTGGTATCACATTTGATGCACCTTACCATAGCATTGATGTTAACAATTCTCTCATAGAGTCTATAAAAAGAGCTTTAGAGTCTTCTCTACACGATTTAAAGCCTGCTTCATGCAAATACACAAGGTATGTATTTAGAGTTAAGGTTGCTGGCAATAAAATTTTTGAGTTGCTAAACATAGCAACGGATATTGGCTCATTACTTCTAAAGTATCTAAAAACATCACTACCTGTACTCTACTCAGCATGGCTTGCAATAACAATTTTAATACTTTTCTACGTTTAG
- a CDS encoding CdvA-like protein — MSITIENVASNIGQTITDVYGRKIGVLVSVYSDFDGKVTAVEIMTNDMIYETLPADRLEHGIDGLKVLPEWLIEAKKVERKLDVIKKRFKAMEELYKKNQIAVHAYKELREKFTKEIERVKIEAKNVKEMLRKRISDLENFVIHIEKAMTHLMVSYTAGEIPENGFKVSADFMRFARQAAIDERKDLDKHIGLIEKLEQDLTSIVSGFEEQQTIVTPAQSTPTQASATPIAVKVVS; from the coding sequence ATGAGTATAACAATAGAGAATGTTGCTTCAAATATTGGTCAAACCATAACGGATGTATATGGAAGAAAAATTGGTGTTTTGGTTAGTGTTTACAGTGATTTTGATGGTAAGGTAACAGCTGTTGAGATAATGACAAATGACATGATATATGAGACCTTGCCTGCTGATAGGCTAGAACATGGAATAGACGGATTAAAGGTGCTTCCAGAGTGGCTCATCGAAGCAAAAAAAGTTGAACGAAAACTTGATGTGATTAAGAAGAGATTCAAGGCTATGGAGGAGCTGTATAAAAAGAACCAGATTGCTGTACATGCCTATAAAGAGCTTAGAGAAAAGTTCACTAAAGAGATTGAACGTGTCAAGATAGAGGCTAAGAATGTTAAGGAGATGCTACGTAAAAGAATAAGTGATTTGGAGAACTTCGTGATTCATATAGAAAAGGCTATGACGCATCTAATGGTTAGCTATACGGCTGGAGAGATACCTGAAAATGGCTTTAAAGTTTCAGCAGATTTCATGAGATTTGCAAGACAGGCTGCCATAGATGAAAGAAAAGACTTGGACAAACACATTGGCTTAATTGAGAAGTTAGAGCAAGATCTCACTTCTATTGTATCTGGATTCGAAGAACAACAAACAATTGTAACACCCGCCCAAAGTACTCCAACACAAGCCTCTGCAACCCCAATAGCGGTAAAAGTTGTGAGCTAA
- a CDS encoding ATP-binding protein — protein sequence MSGGREYLEALARKYVHEAMLNERVGNRIDASKNYKKAAEIIMMIVNNYKNDPMIHIYKSLAESYINKAKELEEESKISVSIGGDKEESEEDVVKDYVLIEKPSVKFEDVIGLDLAKQAIIDSIVYPSKRPDLFPLGWPRNILLYGPPGCGKTLLAAAVANEIDGVFMQIDAAGLMSKWLGEAEKRVAAIFKYARKVGTSKPVIIFIDEADSLLGVYENEIGGEARVRNQFLKELDGLGDKGKKYFIYVIAASNKPWKLDIGFLRRFQKRIYIPPPNKEARKSLFEYYTKFFKLAPDVNLDQLAEKTEGYSASDIRDIVLEAYLRTVRELFRSNNMNDNPRPITMQDFVEVLQRRKPSISPELLKLYEEWGKNFGAVA from the coding sequence ATGAGTGGAGGGCGTGAATATTTAGAAGCATTAGCTAGAAAATATGTCCATGAAGCTATGTTAAATGAGAGAGTTGGAAATAGAATAGATGCTTCAAAAAACTATAAGAAGGCAGCTGAAATAATAATGATGATAGTGAACAACTATAAAAATGATCCAATGATTCATATATATAAAAGCCTTGCCGAAAGCTATATTAATAAAGCAAAGGAGCTAGAAGAAGAGTCTAAGATTTCTGTATCTATAGGTGGCGATAAAGAGGAGTCGGAAGAGGATGTTGTGAAAGACTATGTGCTGATAGAAAAACCCTCTGTCAAGTTCGAGGATGTTATAGGGCTAGACTTGGCTAAGCAAGCTATAATAGATTCTATTGTTTATCCATCAAAAAGACCAGATCTATTCCCTCTTGGCTGGCCTCGAAACATACTCTTATATGGGCCACCAGGCTGTGGAAAAACGTTGTTGGCTGCTGCTGTAGCCAATGAAATAGATGGAGTGTTTATGCAAATTGATGCAGCTGGCTTAATGTCAAAGTGGTTAGGTGAGGCTGAGAAAAGGGTTGCTGCAATATTCAAATACGCTAGAAAGGTTGGAACATCAAAGCCTGTTATAATATTCATAGATGAGGCTGATAGCCTTCTTGGAGTCTATGAAAATGAAATTGGTGGTGAGGCTAGGGTTAGGAATCAGTTTCTAAAGGAATTGGATGGACTAGGAGATAAGGGTAAGAAGTACTTCATATACGTGATTGCAGCATCCAACAAACCATGGAAGCTTGACATAGGTTTTTTAAGAAGATTCCAGAAGAGGATATATATACCACCACCAAATAAAGAGGCTAGAAAAAGCTTGTTCGAGTATTACACCAAATTCTTTAAGCTTGCCCCAGATGTAAACCTCGACCAGTTAGCAGAAAAAACAGAGGGATACTCGGCCAGCGATATAAGAGACATTGTTTTAGAAGCTTATCTCAGGACTGTAAGAGAGTTGTTTAGATCCAATAACATGAACGACAATCCAAGGCCGATAACCATGCAAGATTTTGTAGAGGTTCTTCAACGCAGAAAACCCAGCATCTCTCCAGAGTTACTAAAGCTTTATGAAGAATGGGGCAAGAATTTCGGCGCTGTAGCCTAG
- a CDS encoding CBS domain-containing protein, with protein MLRASDIMVPNPICVKVDATVHDAIKMMERYNIASLIVVDENDVVFGVVTAKDIVIKVFAKGLDPKSTKITQILSRPVTIVEPNTPLKDVINLMIGTGHGHIPVVNNAGKVMGIVTIDDVLKYVPELLEYIEIKG; from the coding sequence ATGCTTAGAGCATCTGACATAATGGTACCTAACCCAATTTGTGTGAAGGTAGATGCAACAGTACATGATGCGATAAAGATGATGGAAAGATATAACATTGCTTCGCTAATAGTTGTTGACGAGAATGACGTTGTTTTTGGTGTTGTAACAGCAAAGGATATTGTAATAAAGGTTTTTGCCAAGGGATTAGACCCTAAATCAACTAAAATTACTCAAATACTTTCCCGGCCAGTCACAATTGTAGAACCTAATACACCTCTTAAAGATGTCATAAATCTCATGATTGGCACGGGACACGGTCATATACCAGTTGTCAACAATGCCGGAAAGGTCATGGGAATAGTCACGATCGATGATGTACTTAAATATGTTCCAGAGTTGCTTGAGTACATAGAGATAAAGGGTTAG
- the rqcH gene encoding ribosome rescue protein RqcH → MPQQDAASIQKHQKNSMSWLDISVWINEQKSRIENAYIDNIYIYSKNLAILKLRRGGEIKPWYLIIEPGKRISLSDSKVDVDHSKNLTSVWRTHIRDCKIISVDQHDRERIIVMKIACGEEERRLIIELLPRGTVVLTDSDYSVVIALEYKRMKDRIIVPKSKYVFPPKQWQDNIEITKILEGLRESDEKKRNVISYIVKTFGFPPEVVEAGAFLCEKSVDNKDESIEGIIKCIIDNTKSIIDQAIKKPTPCIVYVNNIPLGFYPFVPPQFTTSNIYKVEVSQSFNDTINRFFIYNIENLIKDTKIKPIMDRIEKLRHTLQEMNSILKTYEDKKDFISKIVSIIEENYPEIESLHQCVQTVVKQYGWKQISKCSNRIVGYDQSKGLYYIDIGGIRIELNVRKPLVSLYNEYRKALSDVSESIERTITEMQRIEGEIKRLSEETVAEEKSIKFSISRKMEWFEKFHWTITPSGFLILGGRDASQNIYLIKKLLKDSDIVMHADIHGGSAVIIKTDNRQVDEETLREAAVLAASYSKAWKLGLHTINVFWVLGSQVSLSPPSGEYLPRGGFMVYGKKNFIDNVELRIAIGIEILETDEGRCIARIIVGSEATVSKKGIWYMVLQPGDLRIEEVVEKFRSELKRSGLDVVAKAIDLNELRSKIPGRSKIVKMAINENAREVLKKCLEHLT, encoded by the coding sequence ATGCCTCAACAGGATGCTGCATCAATACAAAAACACCAGAAAAATTCTATGAGCTGGCTAGATATAAGTGTATGGATTAATGAGCAGAAAAGCCGTATTGAAAATGCTTATATCGATAACATATACATATATTCAAAGAATCTAGCCATTTTAAAGCTTAGAAGAGGAGGAGAAATAAAGCCATGGTATCTCATTATTGAACCTGGCAAGAGGATATCTTTATCTGATTCAAAGGTAGATGTAGACCATTCAAAGAATTTGACTAGCGTGTGGAGAACACATATAAGAGACTGTAAAATTATTTCAGTGGATCAGCATGATAGAGAAAGAATAATTGTTATGAAAATTGCCTGTGGGGAGGAAGAGAGAAGACTTATTATAGAACTACTACCGCGAGGCACAGTTGTTCTTACAGATTCTGATTATAGTGTGGTTATAGCGTTGGAATATAAGAGAATGAAGGACAGAATCATAGTGCCAAAATCAAAATACGTATTTCCACCCAAACAATGGCAAGACAACATAGAAATTACAAAAATTCTGGAGGGATTAAGAGAATCTGATGAGAAAAAACGAAACGTAATTTCCTATATTGTAAAAACATTTGGATTTCCTCCAGAAGTCGTTGAGGCAGGTGCATTTTTATGTGAAAAAAGTGTGGATAATAAAGATGAATCCATTGAAGGTATTATAAAATGCATTATCGATAACACAAAAAGTATTATCGATCAAGCTATAAAAAAACCAACCCCTTGTATAGTATATGTAAATAATATTCCATTAGGGTTCTACCCCTTCGTTCCACCCCAGTTTACCACCAGCAATATCTATAAGGTTGAGGTGAGTCAAAGTTTTAATGATACAATAAATAGATTCTTCATATATAATATTGAAAATCTTATTAAAGATACTAAAATAAAGCCGATCATGGATAGAATTGAAAAGTTAAGACATACATTACAAGAGATGAATTCGATATTGAAGACATACGAAGATAAAAAAGACTTTATTAGCAAGATTGTGTCTATTATTGAGGAGAATTATCCAGAAATAGAGAGTTTGCATCAATGTGTTCAGACAGTCGTCAAACAATATGGCTGGAAGCAAATAAGTAAGTGTAGTAATAGAATTGTTGGATATGATCAGAGCAAGGGGCTATACTATATAGATATTGGCGGAATTCGCATTGAGTTGAATGTGAGAAAACCATTGGTGTCGTTATACAATGAGTATAGAAAGGCTCTAAGTGACGTGTCTGAAAGCATAGAAAGGACGATCACAGAAATGCAGAGAATAGAAGGAGAAATCAAGAGGCTGAGTGAAGAAACCGTTGCTGAAGAGAAGAGCATAAAGTTTTCGATTTCTAGAAAGATGGAATGGTTTGAAAAATTCCATTGGACTATAACACCATCCGGTTTTTTAATTCTGGGTGGAAGAGATGCAAGTCAGAATATATATCTCATTAAAAAGCTTCTGAAGGATAGTGACATTGTAATGCATGCGGATATACACGGGGGTAGCGCAGTAATAATTAAAACTGATAATAGGCAAGTCGATGAGGAGACGCTAAGAGAAGCTGCTGTTTTGGCAGCATCCTATAGTAAAGCATGGAAGCTAGGCCTTCATACAATTAATGTTTTTTGGGTTCTAGGTTCTCAAGTGTCTTTATCACCACCATCTGGTGAATATCTTCCACGTGGAGGATTCATGGTGTATGGCAAAAAGAATTTTATAGATAATGTGGAGCTTAGAATAGCCATTGGAATAGAAATCTTAGAAACTGATGAAGGTCGATGTATAGCTAGGATAATTGTTGGCTCAGAGGCTACAGTTTCAAAGAAAGGTATTTGGTACATGGTTTTACAACCAGGCGATCTAAGAATCGAGGAGGTTGTTGAGAAGTTTAGATCTGAATTGAAAAGGAGTGGTTTAGATGTGGTCGCAAAAGCTATTGATCTAAATGAGCTGAGATCAAAAATACCTGGTAGGAGCAAAATAGTTAAAATGGCTATAAATGAAAATGCTAGAGAGGTGCTGAAAAAATGCTTAGAGCATCTGACATAA
- a CDS encoding SAM-dependent methyltransferase codes for MQIVIEHLEPCISKWLFKEYEFVSNLFGGRVIFTNIKNDKDAQLLKPLGKVYRESATTLFSNNTNVIVLDPVAKEALTTNDLRDSKYVIIGGIMGSHPPSGRTRKLITSKLPLAKVRNIGKHQYTIGGAAYIVKLIENGKKLEEIKYVFGLKINKKLGHDIELEIELPYAFPIDDVGNIVLPQDYIAIVAEFSPVYEARILAGDDNICKYEDDKVY; via the coding sequence ATGCAGATTGTGATAGAGCATCTCGAACCCTGTATAAGTAAATGGCTTTTTAAGGAATACGAATTTGTGTCAAATCTCTTTGGAGGTAGAGTTATTTTCACAAACATAAAAAATGATAAAGATGCGCAATTACTAAAACCACTTGGAAAAGTATATAGAGAATCAGCAACGACGCTATTTAGCAATAATACAAATGTTATTGTTCTAGATCCTGTTGCAAAAGAAGCTCTTACAACTAATGATTTACGAGACAGCAAATACGTTATTATAGGAGGTATAATGGGGTCTCACCCACCATCTGGAAGAACAAGAAAGCTAATTACATCGAAACTTCCGCTAGCCAAGGTTAGAAACATCGGAAAACATCAATATACTATTGGTGGGGCAGCTTATATTGTTAAGCTTATAGAGAATGGGAAAAAGCTTGAGGAGATAAAATATGTGTTTGGCTTGAAAATAAACAAGAAACTTGGGCATGACATAGAGCTAGAGATAGAGTTGCCTTATGCTTTTCCTATTGACGATGTTGGTAATATAGTCTTGCCACAAGACTACATAGCTATTGTAGCAGAGTTTTCCCCTGTATACGAAGCCAGGATTTTAGCTGGCGATGACAATATTTGTAAGTATGAAGATGACAAAGTATATTGA
- a CDS encoding U6 snRNA-associated Sm-like protein LSm6, translating into MATAQQKPSITPMKLLRGSMNKTVLVKVKENTEFVGKLVMTDPTMNVVLEDATEYRDGGEEVIAKYGRILIRGSQILYICVDYTEAKLRQAISS; encoded by the coding sequence ATGGCAACAGCACAGCAAAAACCTTCGATAACTCCTATGAAGCTACTAAGAGGATCTATGAACAAAACAGTGCTTGTGAAAGTTAAGGAAAATACGGAGTTTGTTGGAAAGCTTGTTATGACAGATCCGACAATGAATGTTGTATTAGAGGATGCAACAGAGTATAGAGATGGGGGAGAAGAGGTTATAGCAAAATATGGTAGAATATTGATTAGGGGAAGCCAAATCCTATACATATGCGTTGACTATACCGAAGCAAAGCTTAGGCAAGCAATATCATCGTGA